In Chryseobacterium shigense, the following proteins share a genomic window:
- a CDS encoding YqjF family protein, whose translation MNFLKAEWRKLAIINYEIDPEILDKYLPEGTELDFYHGKCYVSLVGFMFLNTKLLGLSIPFYRNFEEVNLRFYVKKKEKDIWKRGVVFIKEIVPKYALSFVANTFYKENYKTMPMSNEIHVNNNELMVKYSWKNGSWHSLKIKADSNALPMETDSEFEFITEHYFGFTKRENKTSEYEVCHPKWDYYRIKGYELYIRFETLYGKDFAFLNNQEPISVMLAEGSEIEVKTKKYIM comes from the coding sequence ATGAACTTCTTAAAAGCCGAATGGCGAAAATTAGCCATCATCAATTACGAAATAGACCCTGAAATTCTGGACAAATACCTTCCCGAAGGTACAGAGCTCGATTTCTACCACGGGAAATGTTATGTAAGCCTTGTTGGATTCATGTTTTTAAATACAAAATTATTAGGTCTTTCCATTCCCTTTTACCGGAATTTCGAAGAAGTAAACCTCCGGTTTTATGTTAAAAAGAAAGAAAAAGATATCTGGAAAAGAGGCGTTGTTTTTATCAAAGAAATCGTTCCCAAATATGCACTCAGTTTTGTGGCCAATACATTCTACAAAGAAAATTATAAAACAATGCCCATGAGTAATGAAATCCATGTGAACAACAATGAATTGATGGTGAAATACTCATGGAAAAACGGAAGCTGGCATTCTTTAAAGATCAAAGCGGACAGTAATGCTCTTCCTATGGAAACAGATTCAGAGTTTGAATTTATTACAGAACATTATTTCGGGTTCACTAAAAGGGAGAATAAAACCTCAGAATATGAAGTTTGCCACCCGAAATGGGATTATTACCGGATTAAAGGCTATGAACTGTATATCCGGTTTGAAACACTCTATGGAAAAGACTTTGCATTTCTTAATAATCAGGAACCCATTTCAGTCATGCTGGCAGAAGGCTCTGAAATTGAAGTAAAAACTAAGAAATATATAATGTAA
- a CDS encoding SRPBCC family protein produces MTTIYLETPIKADVHKVFDLARDIDLHQKSTGKTNEKAIAGRTSGLIEEGETVTWRAKHLGVYQTLTTKIISMEKPVRFTDVMLEGAFKSMKHQHIFKNKNDGTLMIDIFEFESPLGIIGRFFNHIFLKNYMKNFLLERNRLIKKIAEI; encoded by the coding sequence ATGACAACAATATATTTAGAAACACCAATCAAAGCAGATGTTCATAAAGTTTTTGATCTGGCCAGGGATATTGACCTCCATCAGAAGTCAACAGGAAAAACCAATGAAAAAGCAATTGCAGGAAGAACTTCCGGGCTTATTGAAGAAGGGGAAACTGTAACCTGGAGAGCAAAACATTTAGGTGTATACCAGACCTTAACGACAAAAATTATCAGCATGGAAAAACCAGTCCGGTTTACGGATGTGATGCTTGAAGGAGCTTTTAAATCAATGAAACATCAGCATATTTTTAAGAACAAAAATGATGGTACATTAATGATTGACATCTTTGAATTTGAATCCCCATTAGGAATCATCGGAAGATTTTTCAACCATATTTTCCTTAAGAATTATATGAAGAACTTCCTACTTGAACGAAACCGTCTGATTAAGAAAATCGCTGAAATATAA
- a CDS encoding DCC1-like thiol-disulfide oxidoreductase family protein has protein sequence MKTLKNHTLIYDNECPMCNIYSKGFINCGMLDADGREAFTDLSFKNKDLIDFNRAKNEIALVDHNKNKVVYGLESLLLIIGNSFPLLEKAARIKPLYWFFKKLYSFVSYNRKQIIPSAKDQNEQACIPDFNLKYRIAYLIFGVSFSGYILSIFSERLGFNLNHNFMREFTVCIGQVIWQTLFLRICLKDKIWDYLGNMMTVSLIGTLLLIPVLFISLAPSFYIIYFGMVVLIMFLEHMRRCKLLKLNYLPTISWILFRMTALALIIWFIL, from the coding sequence ATGAAAACCTTAAAAAATCACACGCTCATTTACGATAACGAATGCCCGATGTGCAACATCTACTCAAAAGGTTTCATCAACTGTGGAATGCTTGATGCAGATGGGAGAGAAGCCTTTACAGATCTGAGCTTTAAAAACAAAGACCTCATTGATTTCAACCGTGCGAAAAATGAAATAGCATTGGTAGATCACAACAAAAATAAAGTTGTTTATGGATTGGAAAGTCTTCTTCTTATCATTGGAAATTCCTTTCCTTTGCTGGAAAAAGCAGCCAGAATAAAACCGCTGTACTGGTTTTTCAAAAAGCTTTATTCATTTGTTTCTTACAACCGTAAACAGATTATTCCGTCAGCAAAAGATCAGAACGAACAGGCTTGCATTCCTGATTTTAATCTTAAGTACAGAATTGCATATCTAATCTTCGGAGTTTCTTTTTCAGGTTATATTTTGAGTATATTTTCAGAAAGACTGGGATTCAATCTGAACCATAATTTTATGAGGGAATTTACCGTATGCATTGGGCAGGTCATTTGGCAGACTTTATTTCTGAGAATCTGTTTAAAAGACAAAATCTGGGATTATCTCGGAAATATGATGACCGTTTCCCTCATAGGAACACTGCTTCTAATTCCTGTTTTATTCATCAGCCTCGCACCATCTTTTTATATCATTTATTTCGGGATGGTTGTATTAATTATGTTTTTGGAGCATATGAGAAGATGTAAACTCTTAAAATTGAACTATCTTCCCACTATTTCATGGATATTATTCAGAATGACAGCTTTAGCTCTTATCATCTGGTTTATCCTTTAA
- a CDS encoding GbsR/MarR family transcriptional regulator gives MKLSEAKEKYIQTWGTFATNWGINRTMAQVHALLLASGKPLSTDEVMEQLEVSRGNANMNLRALIDWGIVRKEFIKGDRKEYFIAEKDIWYLFKQITKERRKREIEPVISFLEELKNIDDKDSEEAKEFIKLMDDFSSVTGKINNIMDLAIKSDDHWLVGKITNLLK, from the coding sequence ATGAAACTTTCAGAGGCAAAAGAAAAGTACATCCAGACATGGGGAACCTTCGCTACTAACTGGGGAATCAACCGTACGATGGCACAGGTTCATGCATTGCTTCTGGCAAGCGGAAAACCTCTTTCCACTGATGAGGTAATGGAACAGCTGGAGGTTTCAAGAGGGAATGCCAATATGAACCTACGCGCTCTGATAGATTGGGGAATTGTAAGAAAAGAATTTATAAAAGGAGACCGAAAAGAATATTTCATAGCTGAAAAAGATATTTGGTACCTTTTTAAACAAATCACAAAAGAACGCAGAAAAAGAGAAATAGAACCTGTAATTTCTTTCCTGGAAGAACTGAAAAATATTGATGATAAAGATTCAGAAGAAGCTAAGGAATTTATAAAGCTGATGGATGATTTCAGCTCGGTTACAGGAAAGATCAACAATATTATGGATCTGGCCATTAAAAGCGACGATCACTGGCTGGTAGGGAAAATCACCAACCTGTTAAAATAG